A single genomic interval of Chitinophaga sp. 180180018-3 harbors:
- a CDS encoding LTA synthase family protein, with protein MRSFRSRYAVLFGFGVLIFFLSFLVRTALLIWAFPQAGLNATDIPAIFARGFIYDAGVALFFTIGYAFYLLVLPQRLNNTLFNRIFTYTGFFLATVILIFSFFAEFTFWGEYAARFDFIAVDYLIYTYEVISNINQSYPLPLLIGGVLLLAALITWILSRRGIFRNSFRSHTPFRQRLTIFGSLLGLTILHVLVVSNTWAEKGTNRYAQELAKAGVYSFVSAYFNNELAYDKYYLMEDENRAFRRLRSLLQEPGSQFADSGRNIRRNITDTTQRITPNVIMVTIESFSADFMTRFGNTQHITPVLDSIAREGILFTNMYATGTRTVRGMEALTLAVPPTPGQSIVRRRNNENLFSVGYLFEQAGYESTFFYGGDGYFDNMNKFFGNNGYDITDRLRHKLGNDRITTTRTNIPDNEVQFENAWGICDEDIYSAAIRSADQKYATGKPFYDFIMTTSNHRPFTYPSGKIDIPSGSSREGAVKYTDYAIGEFLKKISTKPWFKNTIVIFVADHCASSAGKNEIEISKYHIPCIIYNVPGYAPQEINAMCSQIDIYPTLLGMLHWSYSTRLYGKNVLTPGYQPRAMISTYQKLGYLEPGKLLILSPQQKAEYFSWNSEKNEQHPAPMDSNLLKNSIANYQTAYSLFKNNGMKQ; from the coding sequence ATGAGATCGTTTAGAAGCAGGTACGCTGTTTTATTTGGCTTTGGTGTTTTGATATTTTTTCTCTCCTTCCTTGTACGAACCGCGTTGTTAATCTGGGCCTTCCCTCAGGCCGGGCTGAATGCCACCGATATACCCGCGATATTTGCCAGGGGCTTTATTTACGACGCAGGAGTTGCGCTTTTCTTCACCATCGGTTACGCCTTTTATTTATTGGTTTTACCACAAAGGCTTAACAATACTTTGTTTAACAGGATATTCACCTACACCGGTTTTTTCCTGGCCACGGTGATCCTGATATTTTCCTTTTTTGCAGAATTTACCTTCTGGGGAGAATACGCTGCCCGGTTCGATTTTATCGCCGTGGATTACCTGATTTACACCTATGAAGTGATCAGCAATATTAACCAGTCGTATCCATTGCCTCTCCTGATTGGCGGTGTGCTGCTGCTTGCCGCACTAATCACCTGGATACTCAGTCGCCGTGGTATATTCCGTAACAGCTTCCGTTCCCATACACCTTTCCGGCAACGGCTGACTATCTTCGGCTCGCTGCTGGGCCTCACTATACTCCATGTTTTGGTGGTGAGTAACACCTGGGCCGAGAAAGGCACCAACCGCTACGCCCAGGAGCTGGCCAAAGCCGGTGTATATTCCTTCGTATCGGCTTATTTCAATAATGAACTGGCTTATGATAAGTATTACCTGATGGAAGATGAGAACAGGGCCTTCCGGCGCCTCCGCTCTCTCCTGCAGGAACCGGGCAGTCAATTCGCCGATAGCGGCAGAAATATACGCCGGAATATAACGGATACCACCCAACGTATTACACCGAATGTGATCATGGTGACCATCGAAAGTTTCAGTGCGGATTTTATGACCCGCTTCGGAAATACGCAGCATATCACTCCTGTACTCGACAGCATTGCCCGGGAAGGTATCCTGTTCACTAATATGTACGCTACCGGCACCCGTACCGTGCGGGGCATGGAAGCACTAACGCTGGCCGTTCCTCCCACTCCCGGCCAAAGTATCGTACGACGCAGGAATAACGAAAATCTTTTCTCCGTCGGCTATCTGTTTGAACAGGCTGGCTACGAAAGCACGTTCTTTTATGGTGGCGATGGTTACTTCGACAATATGAATAAATTCTTCGGTAATAATGGCTACGATATTACCGACCGCCTGCGCCACAAACTGGGCAACGACCGGATCACCACTACCCGTACCAATATCCCCGACAACGAAGTACAGTTCGAAAATGCCTGGGGCATCTGTGATGAAGACATCTATTCAGCCGCCATTAGAAGCGCAGACCAAAAATACGCTACAGGCAAGCCTTTCTATGATTTCATCATGACTACCTCCAACCACCGGCCGTTTACTTATCCCTCCGGCAAAATTGATATTCCTTCCGGCTCCAGCCGGGAAGGCGCCGTGAAATATACAGATTACGCGATTGGCGAATTCCTGAAAAAAATCAGTACCAAACCCTGGTTTAAAAATACAATCGTCATTTTCGTAGCAGATCACTGTGCCAGCAGCGCCGGCAAAAATGAAATAGAGATCAGCAAGTATCATATCCCCTGTATTATCTATAACGTTCCTGGTTACGCACCACAGGAGATAAATGCGATGTGTTCACAGATCGATATATATCCTACCCTGCTGGGTATGCTGCATTGGTCTTACTCCACCAGGCTCTACGGAAAAAACGTGCTGACGCCGGGCTACCAGCCACGGGCCATGATCAGCACCTATCAGAAACTGGGCTACCTGGAACCTGGTAAGCTGCTTATCCTGAGCCCGCAGCAAAAAGCAGAATACTTTAGCTGGAACAGCGAAAAGAACGAGCAGCATCCCGCGCCGATGGACAGCAACCTTCTGAAGAATAGCATTGCTAACTATCAGACTGCTTACTCCCTGTTTAAAAACAATGGGATGAAACAATAA
- a CDS encoding TonB-dependent receptor — protein MKHILLAGILLGAASVLNAQNRVPGNVKDTTQLPPKDTISKVSDLNEVIISSTRNNSRIEDLPMKVEVLGKEEMMEESGIKPGNVASILGDLSVIHIQNTSAVNGNNAIRMQGLDGKYTQLLRDGMPVYEGLSGNFGVLAIPPLDLKQIEIIKGSVSTLYGGGAIAGIINFIAKTPGSEPELSVLVNRSTLKETNFNTFYSQRYGKTGLSLFAGVTTQNPVDVNKDGFSDVPRLRQYLLHPRFFWYINPQTTFIAGYNGTIEKREGGDMQVLEHHAEGIHQYTEVNNSNRHSVELQLTRKNLGGGTLSVKGNGSFFHLQNSEGTFALIGNQTNTYLEAAYHKTSGKHDWVAGLNNTGEIYRRASGDSTLLNNYTYNTMGAFVQDGYHFTDQFMAEAGLRADYHNVFGWFILPRLAFVYKPVEGLSLRLSGGTGYKSPAIFTTQTQTLGYRNLLPLGADVKAEKSGGVNFDGNYHTTLGEVDVTINQALYYTHIKDPILPVQDKNNMYLLANMPYAVNSLGTDSYLRFKLDALELYLGYNHTVSHYNNDGSTNVAFAPQDKFASTLAYEIEGKWRFGIENSWVGNQYDYNNQKTPNYWFWAAMISRQFGKHITVVLNAENIFDARQGKNTPLYTGSVSNPVFAPLWGPIDGRTINASIKFNL, from the coding sequence ATGAAACATATTCTACTGGCAGGAATTTTATTGGGTGCGGCATCCGTATTGAATGCGCAAAACCGCGTGCCCGGTAATGTTAAAGACACCACGCAATTACCCCCTAAGGATACTATCAGCAAAGTATCAGACCTCAACGAAGTGATCATTTCCTCTACCCGAAACAATAGCCGTATTGAAGACCTTCCCATGAAAGTAGAAGTGTTAGGCAAAGAAGAAATGATGGAGGAAAGCGGTATAAAACCCGGAAACGTGGCCAGTATCCTGGGCGACCTTTCCGTTATTCATATTCAGAACACCTCCGCGGTGAACGGCAATAACGCTATCCGTATGCAGGGACTCGATGGTAAATATACACAGCTGCTGCGCGATGGTATGCCCGTGTACGAAGGTCTCAGCGGTAATTTCGGTGTGCTGGCCATTCCTCCACTGGATCTGAAACAGATCGAGATCATCAAAGGCTCCGTATCTACACTCTACGGTGGCGGCGCCATTGCCGGTATCATCAATTTCATTGCGAAAACACCCGGCAGCGAACCGGAACTGTCCGTACTCGTGAACCGCTCTACCCTGAAAGAAACTAATTTCAATACCTTCTACTCCCAGCGTTATGGCAAAACGGGCCTCTCCCTCTTTGCCGGCGTTACCACACAGAATCCCGTAGATGTGAACAAAGACGGCTTCAGCGACGTTCCCCGCCTCCGCCAGTATCTGCTGCATCCCCGCTTCTTCTGGTATATCAATCCGCAAACCACCTTTATTGCCGGCTATAACGGTACTATCGAAAAACGCGAAGGCGGAGATATGCAGGTACTCGAACACCATGCGGAAGGCATTCATCAATACACAGAAGTGAATAACAGCAACCGCCATAGTGTGGAACTGCAGCTCACCCGCAAAAACCTCGGCGGCGGTACCCTTTCTGTAAAAGGAAACGGCAGCTTCTTCCATCTGCAAAACAGTGAAGGTACATTTGCACTGATAGGTAACCAAACCAATACTTACCTGGAAGCAGCTTACCACAAAACCAGCGGCAAACACGACTGGGTGGCAGGCCTCAACAACACCGGCGAAATTTACCGCCGCGCCAGCGGCGACAGCACCCTGCTGAACAACTATACCTACAACACAATGGGCGCTTTCGTACAGGACGGCTATCACTTTACCGATCAGTTTATGGCAGAAGCCGGACTGCGGGCCGACTACCACAATGTATTCGGTTGGTTTATACTTCCCCGCCTGGCTTTCGTTTACAAACCTGTGGAAGGACTTTCGCTGAGACTCAGTGGCGGTACCGGTTACAAGTCGCCCGCTATTTTTACCACGCAAACCCAAACATTGGGCTACCGCAACCTGTTGCCTCTTGGCGCCGATGTTAAGGCCGAAAAAAGTGGAGGCGTCAACTTCGATGGTAACTATCATACCACACTCGGTGAAGTGGATGTAACCATCAACCAGGCGTTGTATTATACACATATCAAAGATCCTATCCTCCCCGTGCAGGATAAGAACAATATGTACCTGCTGGCAAACATGCCGTACGCAGTAAACAGTTTGGGTACCGACAGTTACCTGCGTTTCAAACTGGATGCACTGGAACTTTACCTGGGCTACAACCATACTGTTTCTCACTATAACAACGACGGCTCCACCAACGTTGCTTTTGCACCACAAGATAAATTTGCCAGCACCCTGGCTTACGAAATCGAAGGGAAATGGCGCTTCGGTATTGAGAACAGCTGGGTGGGCAACCAATACGATTATAACAATCAGAAAACGCCGAACTACTGGTTCTGGGCAGCTATGATTTCCCGCCAGTTCGGCAAACATATTACCGTGGTGCTGAATGCGGAAAACATCTTCGATGCCCGTCAGGGTAAGAATACACCGCTTTATACCGGCTCAGTGAGCAACCCGGTTTTTGCACCGCTTTGGGGCCCTATTGATGGCCGTACCATCAACGCCTCCATCAAATTTAATTTATAG
- a CDS encoding PhzF family phenazine biosynthesis protein: protein MPRIPIFQVDAFTDELFRGNPAAVCLLEAWLPTAVMQQIAAENFLPETAFFIPAGKPGHYELRWFTPEIEMDLCGHATLATAHVLFSHMGWDMRQIVFQTQSGILTVTRHNDMLMLDFPSRPATAASLPPEILRGMGAYPMEVLKARDYVLVYHDEDIVRNLRPDQAILNQINLDPGGIIATAKGRTVDFVSRFFTPQASIFEDPVTGSAHCSLIPFWSRQLEKKQLTALQVSPRAGKLYCEDMGDRVLIGGSCRTFLEGNILIP, encoded by the coding sequence ATGCCACGTATTCCGATTTTCCAGGTAGATGCTTTCACGGATGAACTATTCAGGGGAAACCCGGCAGCAGTATGCCTGCTCGAAGCCTGGCTCCCAACGGCTGTAATGCAGCAAATCGCTGCTGAAAACTTTCTGCCGGAAACAGCTTTTTTCATTCCTGCTGGCAAACCCGGACATTACGAACTGCGCTGGTTCACACCGGAAATTGAAATGGACCTCTGCGGACATGCCACCCTCGCCACGGCACATGTGTTGTTCAGCCATATGGGATGGGACATGCGCCAGATCGTTTTTCAGACCCAAAGCGGCATACTCACTGTAACGCGGCACAACGATATGCTGATGCTCGACTTCCCGTCGCGCCCCGCTACTGCCGCCTCATTACCACCGGAGATCCTCCGCGGAATGGGCGCTTATCCGATGGAAGTGCTCAAAGCCCGGGATTATGTACTGGTGTATCATGATGAAGACATCGTTCGCAACCTCCGGCCGGATCAGGCTATTCTCAACCAGATCAACCTCGATCCCGGCGGAATCATCGCCACCGCAAAAGGTCGTACAGTAGATTTTGTATCCCGCTTCTTTACGCCACAGGCCAGCATCTTTGAAGATCCTGTTACCGGTTCCGCTCATTGCTCCCTGATTCCTTTCTGGAGCCGGCAATTAGAGAAAAAGCAACTCACGGCACTACAGGTATCGCCAAGAGCGGGAAAGTTGTATTGTGAAGATATGGGCGACAGAGTGCTCATTGGTGGCTCCTGCCGGACTTTCCTCGAAGGGAATATTTTAATACCTTAA
- a CDS encoding response regulator transcription factor produces MKVLIIEDEPVLRASIEEYLEKQGYIVEVAADFPAARDKVNEFDYDCIIADIGLPMGNGLDIVKELKLQESTAGIIIISAKDSLEDKLKGLELGADDYLTKPFHLSELNARVNAILRRKNFDGNTTISFHEITVKPISKTVLVHNKSITLTGKEYQLLLYFIANQHRVVTKSALAGHLWGDEYDQAGSYDFIYTHIKNLRKKMLEAGGEDYIKTVYGTGYRFG; encoded by the coding sequence ATGAAAGTACTCATTATAGAAGATGAGCCCGTGCTCAGGGCCAGTATAGAGGAATACCTGGAAAAGCAGGGCTATATTGTGGAAGTGGCGGCGGATTTCCCGGCCGCCCGCGACAAGGTCAATGAATTTGACTACGACTGCATCATCGCCGATATAGGACTGCCCATGGGTAACGGATTGGACATAGTGAAGGAGCTGAAACTACAGGAATCCACCGCGGGCATTATCATTATTTCCGCTAAAGACTCTCTCGAAGATAAGCTCAAGGGCCTCGAACTGGGCGCCGATGACTACCTGACAAAGCCCTTCCATCTTTCGGAGCTGAATGCCCGCGTTAATGCGATTCTCCGCCGCAAGAATTTCGATGGCAATACCACCATCAGCTTTCATGAAATAACCGTTAAACCAATCTCCAAAACGGTACTGGTACATAACAAGTCTATCACCCTCACTGGTAAAGAATACCAGCTGCTGCTCTATTTCATCGCCAACCAGCACCGGGTGGTTACCAAGTCGGCCCTGGCCGGTCACCTTTGGGGCGACGAATACGACCAGGCAGGTTCCTATGATTTTATATACACCCATATCAAGAACCTGCGCAAGAAAATGCTGGAAGCCGGCGGCGAAGATTATATTAAAACTGTATATGGTACCGGATACCGGTTTGGTTAG
- a CDS encoding HAMP domain-containing sensor histidine kinase, with product MKLLSKTTIFFLFIMLPIFAGGAYYLYVKFNKEIKHETDEELVNDKQQWMHYLDTASISNPIFNIQTSEFILLPTDKPVQDEPKLKGVKIYQASEDDYAPFRQLSQVVDVHGRKYELILRKSLIEKDDLIKNVIHVMLVAFGGLLLFVLVSNWLISRQVWKPFYRSLYNIQQLQLNKLTNAVFERTDTFEFNQLNNALRNMTNRIHQDYVNIKELTEDAAHEMQTPLAIAQSKLELLLQDDTLTEAQQQGILISYDELQRLSRLNHNLLLLAKIENQQYPVTEQPDLYAVVEKYLLLFEELIREKELHINKDMTANVPWPLHPALADILVSNLLGNAIKYNYEHGSIDIRLAPGYFSISNTSHLPEIPSDIVFQRFKKHNSSYTNSNGLGLAIIKKIAGSYHFSLQYHYRNDRHIFTATL from the coding sequence ATGAAATTACTTTCCAAGACAACAATCTTTTTTCTTTTTATTATGCTGCCCATCTTTGCGGGCGGCGCCTATTACCTGTACGTAAAATTCAATAAAGAGATCAAACATGAAACGGATGAGGAGTTGGTGAATGATAAGCAACAATGGATGCACTATCTTGATACCGCCAGCATCAGCAACCCGATCTTTAATATCCAAACCTCGGAATTCATATTGCTGCCTACTGACAAACCGGTACAGGATGAACCTAAGCTGAAGGGCGTCAAAATTTACCAGGCATCGGAAGATGACTATGCCCCATTCCGGCAGCTAAGCCAGGTGGTGGATGTACATGGCCGGAAATATGAGCTGATATTGCGTAAATCGCTGATTGAAAAAGATGACCTGATCAAAAATGTCATACATGTGATGTTGGTTGCTTTCGGCGGACTACTGCTGTTTGTGCTGGTGTCTAACTGGCTGATCAGCCGCCAGGTCTGGAAGCCCTTCTACCGCTCGCTTTACAACATTCAGCAGCTGCAGCTGAATAAGCTGACCAATGCAGTATTTGAGCGTACCGATACCTTCGAATTCAACCAGCTGAATAATGCACTGCGCAACATGACGAATCGTATCCACCAGGATTACGTCAATATTAAAGAGCTGACAGAAGATGCTGCGCATGAAATGCAAACACCGCTGGCGATTGCTCAGAGCAAGCTGGAGCTACTGTTACAGGATGATACGCTGACAGAAGCCCAGCAGCAGGGCATCCTCATTAGCTACGACGAACTGCAGCGCCTTTCCCGTCTTAATCATAACCTGTTGCTGCTGGCGAAGATCGAGAACCAGCAGTATCCTGTTACCGAACAACCGGATCTGTATGCCGTTGTTGAAAAATACCTGCTGCTGTTTGAAGAGCTGATCCGGGAAAAAGAACTCCACATCAACAAGGATATGACAGCGAACGTTCCCTGGCCCCTGCACCCCGCCCTGGCGGATATACTGGTCAGCAACCTGCTCGGCAACGCCATCAAATACAATTATGAACATGGCAGTATCGACATCCGGCTGGCTCCGGGATACTTCAGCATCTCCAATACCAGTCATCTCCCCGAAATCCCGTCCGACATTGTTTTTCAGCGTTTCAAAAAACATAACAGCAGCTATACCAATTCGAATGGCCTTGGCCTTGCCATCATTAAAAAAATTGCCGGTTCTTATCACTTCTCCCTACAATATCATTACAGGAATGATCGGCATATTTTCACTGCCACCCTGTAA
- a CDS encoding DUF5009 domain-containing protein: MTNKTQRLYSIDAFRAITMLLMIFVNDVSSVSHIPSWIGHVSADTDGMGFADTVFPSFLFIVGLSLPHAIGYRLKKQQSFLSIASHIFLRSLALIVMGFFHVNLESYNDAAVLPYPVWELVITVAFFLIWLDYPDTLSRKLRYSLIGVGIAALVAMAWLYKGGEPGHPHWMEQSWGGILGIIGWAYLVSALVFLLVRGQFGWLLGATFLFLAINIGTHGGWWHVQLPVIGDASAIVLVMGGTVISVCYSRLLAQQRLVWPVLTIAGVIAIVLGFIVRPYTGGISKIGATPAWVLICGGISILVFELLIYVVDVCGKTRWYRLIRSGGTATLTCYLMPYLFYSLMMLAGISLPAWFNTGIGGILRSFAIALLLIMLAGWMEKKHLKLKI; encoded by the coding sequence ATGACCAACAAAACACAACGACTATACTCCATCGACGCATTCCGTGCAATAACCATGCTGCTGATGATCTTTGTGAACGATGTAAGCAGCGTAAGCCACATCCCTTCCTGGATTGGGCATGTGAGCGCCGATACCGATGGTATGGGCTTCGCCGACACCGTATTCCCGTCTTTTCTTTTTATTGTCGGCTTGTCGCTGCCTCATGCCATCGGATACCGGCTGAAAAAGCAGCAGTCTTTTCTCTCCATTGCATCGCATATCTTTTTGAGATCCCTGGCGCTGATCGTAATGGGGTTTTTCCATGTAAACCTGGAGAGCTACAACGACGCTGCCGTGCTGCCATACCCGGTATGGGAGCTGGTCATTACAGTAGCTTTTTTCCTGATATGGCTGGATTATCCGGATACGCTTTCCCGCAAGCTTCGCTACAGCCTGATCGGCGTGGGGATTGCTGCACTGGTGGCCATGGCCTGGTTGTATAAAGGAGGAGAGCCGGGGCACCCGCACTGGATGGAGCAATCGTGGGGCGGCATTCTGGGAATCATTGGCTGGGCTTACCTGGTGAGTGCCCTGGTGTTCCTGCTGGTTCGCGGGCAATTTGGCTGGTTGCTGGGCGCCACGTTCTTATTCCTTGCGATCAATATCGGTACGCATGGCGGGTGGTGGCACGTGCAGCTGCCGGTAATAGGGGATGCTTCCGCTATTGTGCTGGTTATGGGAGGAACCGTGATATCCGTTTGTTACAGCCGTTTGCTGGCGCAGCAAAGGCTGGTATGGCCGGTACTGACCATCGCAGGCGTTATCGCCATTGTGTTGGGGTTTATAGTGAGACCTTATACGGGAGGTATTTCCAAGATAGGCGCTACGCCGGCATGGGTGCTGATTTGCGGCGGTATCAGCATATTGGTATTTGAGCTGCTGATATACGTGGTGGATGTTTGCGGGAAAACCCGCTGGTACCGCCTGATCCGGTCGGGAGGCACTGCTACACTCACCTGCTACCTGATGCCTTACCTTTTCTACTCCCTGATGATGTTGGCCGGCATCAGCCTGCCGGCATGGTTCAATACGGGCATAGGCGGTATACTGCGCTCCTTTGCCATAGCATTACTACTGATTATGCTGGCAGGGTGGATGGAAAAGAAACACCTGAAGCTGAAAATATAG
- a CDS encoding ATP-binding protein: MLASPFNDSLKGDPDGKNIPGKSLFVRQQQLLELIGNLSADYASGDHTRYQVERLLQQMMELTNSQYGFAGEISKKDNIPFLHTMATINLAPQFNWNFTAPLQAVVSGEQPVILADSGTTRSFLGLPVVHKQTVVAVIGLGGNQEGYTPDTIAFFQPLLQVLGHLHTHARSTAEAMEWQNRCRQMEEDREAMMNTLDDIVFVLNDRKVFTHVWCTQEHLLFRPKEEILGKTIAEALGEHAHGFNQLADKLLRTGEEQLFVYPDIRQSPQNWYQLKMRLIKSIYPTPKRMLLLIRNISESEKKNNGYLQAQADLRRSNQLLSICLQMGKMGGWEFNVDTGEMYWTKEMYELREVSHDFSVSLDASLKFYHPDEISVLHTAREHLFNDKIPYDLELRHISAKGKRTWMRTVGRPEYNADGQLTHFRGILMDITDKKDAELALMNARDAAQKAAQARSEFLSVMSHEIRTPLNAIIGIAGLMNEDPAPGQMEMIRNLDFSSHHLLGLINNILDFSKMEAGRIELENIRFNITHLLRGITGNHKPLADSKGVQLLLEADKQLPSILLGDPYRLSQILNNLLDNAIKFTIEGSVCLQVRVSSISDSECTLAFSVEDTGIGIASDMQEKIFDTFIQEDAATTRHHGGTGLGLTIARKLVELHKSQIRLDSRKNTGTTFYFDICFRLPETDTSHIHQSDKQIDGLLNDMKLLIVEDNAINIRILELQLRKSGATITTATNGRQALEKMQQQDFDGIIMDLHMPEMNGYETIPHIRNLQPKAFIIILTADIMPDVSERLSSLGITEILPKPYAAEDLLKILKRKKL; encoded by the coding sequence ATGCTGGCAAGTCCCTTTAACGATTCACTGAAAGGAGATCCTGACGGAAAAAATATACCGGGAAAATCCCTGTTCGTCCGGCAGCAACAGCTGCTGGAGCTGATAGGCAACCTGTCTGCAGATTATGCCTCCGGCGACCATACCCGGTATCAGGTAGAACGGCTGCTACAGCAAATGATGGAACTTACCAACAGCCAGTATGGGTTTGCCGGTGAGATCAGTAAAAAAGATAATATTCCTTTTCTTCATACGATGGCGACCATCAACCTGGCGCCTCAGTTCAACTGGAATTTCACAGCCCCTCTTCAGGCTGTTGTTTCCGGCGAACAACCCGTCATCCTTGCCGATTCCGGTACTACGCGCAGCTTTTTGGGGCTTCCGGTCGTGCATAAACAAACAGTTGTTGCAGTAATTGGCCTGGGAGGCAATCAGGAAGGATATACACCAGATACCATTGCCTTCTTTCAGCCACTGCTGCAGGTACTGGGGCACCTGCATACACATGCCCGTAGCACCGCAGAAGCGATGGAATGGCAAAACCGTTGCCGGCAAATGGAAGAAGACCGGGAAGCGATGATGAATACGCTGGACGATATTGTATTTGTGCTGAACGACCGGAAGGTATTCACACATGTGTGGTGTACCCAGGAGCATCTGCTTTTCCGGCCTAAGGAAGAAATACTCGGCAAAACCATTGCAGAAGCACTTGGCGAACATGCTCACGGCTTTAACCAGCTGGCGGATAAGTTGCTGCGCACCGGGGAAGAGCAGCTGTTTGTATATCCCGATATCAGGCAAAGCCCCCAGAACTGGTACCAACTGAAAATGCGGCTGATAAAAAGCATATATCCCACCCCTAAACGTATGCTGCTGCTGATCAGGAATATTTCTGAAAGCGAGAAAAAGAACAACGGATACCTGCAGGCACAGGCTGATCTCAGGCGTAGCAACCAGCTTTTAAGTATCTGTTTGCAGATGGGTAAAATGGGCGGTTGGGAATTTAATGTAGATACCGGAGAGATGTATTGGACAAAGGAAATGTATGAGCTGCGGGAAGTATCCCATGATTTTTCCGTATCCCTGGACGCCTCCCTGAAATTCTATCATCCCGACGAGATTAGTGTATTACATACAGCCCGCGAACACCTGTTCAACGACAAGATCCCCTACGACCTGGAACTGCGGCATATTTCCGCCAAAGGGAAAAGAACCTGGATGCGTACTGTTGGCCGCCCGGAATATAACGCCGACGGACAGTTGACTCATTTCAGGGGTATCCTGATGGATATAACAGATAAGAAAGATGCAGAACTGGCATTGATGAATGCCCGCGACGCCGCACAGAAAGCTGCACAGGCCAGAAGCGAATTCCTGTCGGTAATGAGCCATGAAATCCGGACACCACTAAATGCCATCATCGGTATCGCCGGTCTGATGAACGAAGACCCGGCTCCCGGTCAGATGGAAATGATCCGGAATCTTGATTTTTCTTCTCACCATTTACTGGGACTGATCAATAATATCCTTGATTTCAGCAAGATGGAGGCTGGCCGGATTGAGCTGGAAAACATCCGGTTCAATATCACCCACCTGCTGCGGGGCATTACCGGAAATCATAAGCCATTGGCCGATTCCAAGGGCGTTCAGCTGTTGCTGGAAGCAGACAAACAGCTTCCTTCTATTCTGCTGGGAGATCCTTATCGCCTGTCGCAGATACTTAATAACCTGCTCGACAATGCCATTAAATTTACCATAGAAGGCAGCGTATGCCTTCAGGTTCGGGTAAGCAGTATATCAGACAGCGAATGTACACTCGCCTTTTCGGTGGAAGATACCGGCATTGGTATTGCCTCCGACATGCAGGAGAAAATATTCGATACGTTTATACAGGAAGATGCAGCCACCACACGCCACCACGGCGGCACCGGTCTGGGCCTGACTATCGCCCGCAAACTGGTAGAACTGCATAAAAGCCAGATCCGGCTCGATAGCCGGAAAAACACAGGCACCACTTTCTATTTCGATATCTGCTTCCGGCTACCGGAAACAGATACCAGCCATATCCATCAATCAGATAAACAAATCGACGGCCTTCTGAATGATATGAAATTACTAATAGTAGAAGACAATGCCATCAATATCCGTATCCTCGAACTTCAGCTGCGGAAGTCAGGAGCCACCATTACAACGGCTACTAATGGCAGGCAGGCATTGGAAAAAATGCAGCAACAGGATTTCGATGGTATCATCATGGACCTGCACATGCCTGAAATGAACGGCTATGAAACCATCCCGCATATCCGGAATCTCCAGCCAAAAGCCTTTATTATTATACTCACCGCCGATATCATGCCCGACGTGAGTGAACGCCTCTCCAGCCTTGGCATCACTGAAATACTGCCGAAGCCATATGCAGCAGAAGATCTGTTGAAGATTTTGAAGAGGAAGAAGCTGTAA